A genome region from Fervidobacterium changbaicum includes the following:
- a CDS encoding bifunctional adenosylcobinamide kinase/adenosylcobinamide-phosphate guanylyltransferase has protein sequence MILVTGGIKSGKSTVALNKALKYQTRAFLATGVPFDEEMKERIRRHQEERRNLFDTYEEPVEVSRVLRTIDGRYDVVVFECLTTYLGNLYYYEVNVQEHLGKFIETLASMRTEVIIVTNEVGWGIIPENKLAREFAETLGKTNAKLAKLASEVYLVVAGIEIRIK, from the coding sequence TTGATACTCGTTACAGGTGGAATTAAGTCAGGCAAAAGTACAGTTGCATTGAATAAAGCTTTAAAATACCAAACCCGTGCGTTTTTGGCAACGGGTGTACCGTTCGATGAGGAGATGAAAGAGCGTATAAGAAGACACCAAGAGGAAAGAAGAAACCTTTTTGATACGTACGAAGAGCCCGTGGAAGTAAGTCGAGTCTTGCGAACAATAGACGGAAGGTACGACGTTGTTGTCTTTGAGTGCCTCACAACTTACCTCGGTAACCTTTACTATTACGAAGTGAACGTACAAGAGCACCTTGGGAAATTCATTGAAACTCTCGCTTCCATGAGAACGGAAGTTATTATTGTTACGAACGAAGTTGGCTGGGGAATAATACCGGAAAACAAATTAGCCAGGGAATTTGCGGAAACACTCGGCAAAACGAATGCAAAGTTAGCTAAACTTGCAAGCGAAGTTTACCTTGTTGTGGCCGGGATAGAAATCAGAATTAAGTAA
- a CDS encoding adenosylcobinamide-GDP ribazoletransferase — protein MEEKPKLYDFVSDLALSLSFISRIPVKIKNLDSWEARIKRVPIYFPAVGYIPGLIYGLGNFLSKQFSDFKLPILFLSTALGFYFFDLFHFDGLLDMLDGFLNQSNKERRLEIMSKGNVGPFAVFYGTLYVILFYELLPTLNWYHFIFASVFGRYAMDVLLVFSKPAKSTGLGAVLFPYEKFYTLYASMFLTPLIFTNYIAFLVSFSLSWLVGFAVSKISEKKIGGITGDVLGGTCLIAQMVVLLAGYVFK, from the coding sequence ATGGAAGAGAAGCCAAAATTGTATGATTTCGTCTCAGACCTTGCCTTGTCTTTGTCCTTTATTTCCAGAATACCGGTGAAAATTAAAAACTTAGACAGCTGGGAAGCGAGAATAAAGCGTGTTCCCATATACTTCCCCGCCGTCGGGTACATTCCCGGGCTTATTTACGGGCTTGGCAATTTTCTTTCAAAACAGTTCAGCGATTTCAAACTGCCGATTTTGTTCCTTTCAACTGCGTTGGGATTTTACTTTTTTGATCTATTCCACTTCGATGGATTACTCGATATGCTTGATGGTTTTTTGAACCAATCGAACAAAGAAAGACGCCTTGAGATAATGTCCAAAGGTAACGTTGGCCCATTCGCTGTTTTTTACGGCACGCTTTATGTCATACTTTTTTACGAACTTTTACCCACTCTGAATTGGTATCACTTCATCTTCGCTTCGGTTTTCGGAAGGTACGCTATGGATGTGCTCCTTGTCTTTTCAAAACCAGCGAAATCAACAGGACTCGGTGCAGTGCTATTTCCCTATGAAAAGTTTTATACTCTTTATGCCTCTATGTTCCTCACTCCGCTGATATTCACCAACTATATTGCATTCTTAGTTAGCTTTTCTTTATCTTGGCTTGTGGGATTTGCAGTCTCTAAGATCTCTGAGAAGAAGATAGGTGGAATCACCGGAGATGTGCTCGGTGGTACGTGCTTGATTGCTCAGATGGTTGTTCTATTGGCAGGGTATGTTTTTAAATGA
- the cbiR gene encoding cobamide remodeling phosphodiesterase CbiR, which translates to MHTNLEKQLIGTTSWIIPGTYYENVEYITRNFRTIQFVELLVYTWDEDTFNLLEKEKDYLFEIARQTGIKYTAHLPTDSLSNVFEAFKYLENNFEIENYVVHPFEEFDTGDFESKELQLLLNHPKISVENLKEHYFKHSRTVFDTGHCFLGIPVDQEFLNNVVEIHMMGVNGDKDHEVLDFATLEKVHELLSDTLFKTRYLCFEIFDAEKLEESLKIWNEFKDNRWGV; encoded by the coding sequence GTGCATACAAATTTGGAAAAACAACTTATCGGTACAACATCGTGGATAATACCGGGTACCTACTACGAAAATGTCGAATACATAACTCGCAACTTCAGAACAATTCAGTTTGTCGAATTACTCGTCTACACTTGGGACGAAGATACGTTCAATTTGCTTGAAAAAGAGAAAGACTATCTCTTTGAGATCGCAAGGCAAACGGGTATAAAATACACCGCACATCTGCCAACTGATTCACTTTCGAATGTTTTCGAAGCTTTCAAATACCTCGAAAACAACTTTGAAATCGAAAACTACGTCGTGCATCCTTTTGAAGAATTTGACACTGGGGATTTTGAAAGCAAAGAACTCCAATTATTGTTAAATCATCCAAAGATAAGCGTTGAGAATCTCAAAGAGCACTACTTTAAACATTCCAGAACGGTTTTTGACACCGGACATTGCTTTTTGGGAATACCAGTTGACCAAGAATTTTTGAACAACGTTGTCGAGATCCACATGATGGGAGTCAATGGTGATAAAGACCACGAAGTGCTTGATTTTGCAACACTTGAAAAAGTACACGAATTGCTTTCTGACACGTTATTCAAAACCAGATATTTGTGTTTTGAGATATTCGATGCTGAAAAACTCGAAGAATCCTTGAAGATTTGGAACGAATTCAAAGACAACAGATGGGGAGTTTAA
- a CDS encoding AAA family ATPase: MVLGTMSNVGKSTLAMVLCRYFTKKGLDVVPFKSQNISRKFIPVNNGRIATAQYLQALSCEKEPSVEYNPILLIPENNGVEVYFTGEFIGHLGSEKYMYESKERLLAKVLEILKNLSENHDLVIIEGAGAAIEPNLKDTEIVNMRIATSVAANVILIADISKGGAFAQVVGTLELMSPDERKLVKGFLFNKFFGDKSLLKDAPNELAKKYSIEYFGTIPYFENKIPDEDVIDTKQGEFNLENKKALMEEIDRITEFVVDQIDISKIEKIVYEELSMK; encoded by the coding sequence ATGGTCCTTGGTACGATGTCGAATGTTGGAAAATCAACGTTAGCGATGGTACTCTGCAGATACTTTACAAAGAAAGGTCTTGATGTTGTTCCGTTTAAATCTCAGAATATTTCAAGAAAGTTTATACCGGTAAACAACGGCAGGATAGCCACCGCTCAGTACCTGCAGGCTCTTTCATGTGAGAAAGAGCCATCGGTGGAGTACAATCCAATCTTACTAATTCCCGAAAATAATGGTGTAGAAGTTTACTTCACGGGAGAATTCATCGGTCACCTGGGTTCTGAAAAATACATGTACGAATCAAAAGAGAGATTACTTGCCAAAGTGTTAGAAATTCTTAAAAATCTATCCGAAAACCACGACTTAGTGATCATCGAAGGAGCTGGAGCCGCAATCGAGCCAAATTTGAAGGATACTGAGATCGTGAATATGCGTATTGCAACAAGTGTTGCTGCAAACGTCATACTCATTGCCGACATCTCAAAAGGTGGAGCCTTCGCACAGGTTGTGGGGACTTTAGAATTAATGAGCCCAGATGAAAGAAAACTTGTCAAAGGATTTTTATTCAACAAATTTTTCGGTGACAAGTCGCTACTAAAAGACGCGCCAAACGAGCTTGCTAAGAAATATTCGATCGAATATTTCGGCACAATACCTTATTTTGAAAACAAAATCCCAGACGAAGATGTGATTGATACAAAGCAAGGCGAGTTTAATTTGGAGAACAAGAAGGCTTTGATGGAAGAGATAGATAGGATCA